A genomic segment from Cyanobacteriota bacterium encodes:
- a CDS encoding glycosyltransferase family 4 protein, with protein sequence MYSHLLVSLASLISKPTGISNYTLNLLPHLKALDPTVLAAQPLNGYRYYPIAANQTSEAGIGGRLRRLYWTQLQLPNLYQDLRATLLFSPLPEAPIFTPCRYIVMAHDLIPLRFPKGWSPRTLYFRHWVPHVFQQAQHIICNSIATANDLHHFFHIPTTKITPIPLAYDDRHFTPQPAPSPSELSLPYFLYIGHHEPYKNLSRLISAFALVVNSQHDTACQLWLAGPTDNRYTPQLKAQVNALGIDRHVQFLDYAPYAQLPDLLRGAVALVFPSLWEGFGIPVLEAMACGTPVITSNLAAMPEVAGEAAILVDPYNIQAIAAAMRDVLNDRQLRQHLQQAGLRRAQQFRWSLTGQHTVDLLRRYL encoded by the coding sequence ATGTATTCTCACTTGTTAGTTAGTCTGGCTAGTCTTATTTCCAAGCCCACAGGCATTAGCAACTACACCCTAAACCTATTACCACACTTGAAAGCCCTAGACCCAACTGTGCTTGCAGCTCAGCCGCTCAATGGATACCGTTACTATCCGATTGCAGCTAACCAAACCTCAGAAGCAGGTATTGGCGGTAGGTTACGTCGCCTGTATTGGACACAGTTGCAATTACCCAATCTTTACCAGGATTTACGGGCAACCCTGCTGTTTTCCCCCCTGCCAGAAGCTCCTATTTTCACGCCCTGTCGCTACATTGTCATGGCCCATGACCTGATTCCCCTGCGGTTTCCTAAGGGTTGGTCACCCCGCACCCTCTATTTTCGCCATTGGGTGCCCCATGTGTTTCAACAGGCACAACACATCATTTGTAATTCCATAGCTACAGCTAATGATTTACACCATTTCTTCCATATTCCAACGACGAAAATCACACCCATTCCTCTCGCCTATGACGATCGCCACTTTACACCCCAGCCTGCGCCATCACCCTCAGAGTTATCTCTGCCCTATTTTCTCTACATTGGTCATCACGAGCCTTACAAAAATCTGTCGCGGTTGATTTCAGCCTTTGCTCTTGTTGTTAACTCTCAACACGACACTGCTTGTCAACTGTGGCTAGCGGGGCCAACAGACAACCGCTACACCCCCCAACTCAAAGCCCAGGTCAACGCTTTGGGCATTGATCGTCACGTCCAGTTTTTAGACTATGCTCCCTATGCCCAACTGCCAGATTTGCTGCGAGGTGCAGTGGCGCTGGTGTTTCCTTCATTATGGGAAGGATTTGGGATCCCAGTTTTGGAAGCTATGGCCTGTGGCACACCCGTGATTACCTCCAACCTGGCTGCTATGCCAGAAGTTGCTGGAGAGGCAGCAATATTAGTGGATCCCTACAATATCCAGGCCATCGCGGCTGCCATGCGTGACGTGTTGAACGATCGTCAACTGCGACAGCATCTCCAACAGGCTGGCCTACGTCGCGCGCAACAATTTCGTTGGTCACTCACAGGTCAACACACTGTAGACCTATTACGACGCTATCTATAG
- the hypA gene encoding hydrogenase maturation nickel metallochaperone HypA — translation MHEVDMTKSLILTIQQWWNAQPDRRSIAKVHLTVGRFTCVEPVSLQFAFDVQKRDTILANATLEIHEVPLVAFCHACQQDYYPEPGICYTCPRCHSPMEDIRSGRELKIDRIEYASQGDSCKGSRE, via the coding sequence ATGCATGAAGTCGATATGACCAAATCACTGATCTTGACCATCCAACAATGGTGGAATGCACAGCCCGACCGCCGATCGATTGCTAAGGTGCATCTAACAGTAGGGCGATTTACCTGTGTAGAGCCAGTGAGTTTGCAATTTGCCTTTGATGTGCAAAAACGTGACACGATTCTGGCAAATGCCACCTTGGAAATCCACGAAGTTCCCCTGGTAGCGTTTTGCCATGCCTGCCAGCAAGACTACTACCCAGAACCTGGTATTTGCTATACCTGCCCCAGGTGCCACAGCCCAATGGAAGACATTCGCTCTGGTCGAGAATTAAAAATCGATCGCATTGAATATGCCAGCCAGGGTGATAGCTGCAAAGGTTCTAGAGAATAA
- the hypB gene encoding hydrogenase nickel incorporation protein HypB, with the protein MHQHIDVALGINLLHANQDGADHNRAHFDEWGITCLNIMSSPGAGKTVLLEKTLAALTNHLRIAVIEGDMTTELDADRLRCYGVPVIPINTGRSCHLDAKMVAGGLHRLEHEYDPTEFDLVLVENVGNLVCPAEFEVGEHAKVALLSVTEGEDKPLKYPIMFQEADCLLITKLDLAPYLDISLEQIISNVRQINPRVTILPVSAKTGEGLDAWYAWVQRQVASRQLAIV; encoded by the coding sequence ATGCACCAACATATTGATGTCGCCCTTGGTATTAACCTCCTCCATGCGAATCAGGACGGAGCTGATCACAATCGTGCCCACTTTGACGAGTGGGGTATTACCTGTCTGAATATCATGAGTAGCCCTGGTGCGGGTAAAACAGTCTTGCTGGAGAAAACCCTGGCAGCCTTGACCAATCACCTCAGAATAGCCGTGATTGAGGGGGATATGACAACAGAACTGGATGCCGATCGCCTGCGCTGCTATGGGGTGCCTGTGATTCCCATCAATACTGGGCGCTCTTGTCACTTGGATGCCAAGATGGTAGCGGGTGGACTCCATCGACTAGAACACGAGTACGATCCTACAGAGTTCGATCTAGTGCTGGTAGAAAATGTCGGCAACTTGGTTTGTCCAGCCGAATTTGAAGTGGGAGAACACGCCAAAGTTGCTCTGCTCAGCGTCACTGAAGGGGAAGACAAACCCTTGAAGTATCCCATCATGTTTCAAGAAGCTGATTGTCTGTTGATTACGAAGCTGGATCTTGCCCCTTATCTGGACATTAGCTTAGAGCAAATTATCAGCAATGTCCGCCAGATCAACCCCCGCGTTACCATCTTGCCTGTTTCCGCCAAAACTGGAGAAGGTTTAGATGCCTGGTATGCCTGGGTACAACGTCAGGTTGCTAGCCGCCAACTTGCGATTGTGTAA
- a CDS encoding ABC transporter substrate-binding protein yields MQRRHLLTSILLFLASIVLVVSCTNPASQIPTSTGTSPSPSTGGATVSLGFSAWPGWFPWQVAQEAQIFAQVNAKVDLKWFDGYLESINTLTAGQLSANSQTLNDTIGPIAAGSDLVIVLTNDNSAGNDQIIVREGINSIADLKGKKVAAEEGVVDHYLLLLGLQKEGLTQKDIEFVPLETGKAAAAFVAGQVDAVGVFAPFTTQALKRPGSKALFTSKDFPGAISDHLVFNRKFVDENPDQVQAVVNAWFATLDYMQANAEKATEIMAKRAGVSVDEYKEYAAGTKIFTIEDNLKALEPGNDNTSLPYSAAKITDFLLETGLIKTKPDLSKLFDDRFLKAYAAKAKTS; encoded by the coding sequence ATGCAACGCCGACACCTGTTGACCTCTATCCTGTTGTTTTTGGCCAGCATTGTGCTGGTGGTGAGTTGCACAAATCCTGCTAGCCAGATTCCTACCAGTACTGGAACCTCCCCCAGCCCTAGCACTGGTGGGGCAACTGTTAGTCTTGGCTTCAGTGCATGGCCGGGTTGGTTTCCCTGGCAAGTTGCTCAAGAAGCCCAGATTTTTGCCCAAGTCAATGCCAAGGTAGATCTCAAGTGGTTTGATGGGTATTTGGAATCCATTAATACCTTAACGGCTGGTCAACTTAGCGCTAACTCCCAAACCCTGAATGATACTATTGGCCCAATCGCCGCTGGCTCTGATCTGGTGATTGTGCTGACAAATGACAACTCGGCTGGCAATGATCAGATCATTGTTCGGGAAGGGATTAATTCGATCGCTGATTTAAAGGGCAAAAAGGTTGCTGCTGAAGAAGGAGTAGTAGATCACTACTTGCTGCTGTTGGGACTGCAAAAAGAGGGCCTAACTCAGAAGGATATTGAATTCGTGCCCTTGGAAACAGGAAAAGCAGCGGCTGCGTTTGTTGCAGGGCAGGTGGATGCAGTAGGAGTGTTTGCTCCTTTCACTACCCAAGCCTTGAAGCGACCAGGTAGCAAAGCCCTATTCACCTCTAAGGACTTTCCAGGGGCAATTTCTGATCACCTGGTATTTAATCGGAAATTTGTGGACGAGAACCCTGACCAAGTGCAAGCTGTCGTAAATGCTTGGTTTGCCACCCTGGATTATATGCAGGCTAATGCTGAAAAGGCTACGGAGATTATGGCTAAGCGGGCAGGGGTCAGTGTTGATGAATACAAGGAATATGCAGCAGGTACTAAGATTTTCACAATCGAAGACAATCTCAAAGCCCTGGAGCCGGGTAATGACAACACATCACTGCCCTATAGCGCTGCCAAGATTACTGATTTTTTGCTGGAAACCGGGTTAATCAAAACTAAGCCGGATTTGAGCAAGCTGTTTGACGATCGCTTTCTCAAGGCCTACGCCGCTAAGGCCAAGACATCTTAA
- a CDS encoding ABC transporter permease has product MNQPPSNSLPPKLSLQEPKTLKPTTFWRLAEDIPRPLNWSLMIASIALPLLLWWTVTALKLVDPKFLPSPSAVLAAFQQLLGTGELQKDTVASLWRVGVGFLLAALGSIPIGVLMGSFASIRALLEPAFGLMRYMPAPAFIPLLIIYLGIDEAPKIALIVIGVFFFNALMTMDTVKFVPKDLIESTYMLGGNRWQTLLQVIFPHVLPGIIDACRINLAAAWQLVIVAELIAANEGLGRRISYAGRFFKTDEIFVGLIVIGVIGMSFDLLFQYLIRISFRWASQRR; this is encoded by the coding sequence ATGAACCAACCGCCATCTAACTCATTGCCCCCTAAACTATCGCTTCAGGAGCCGAAAACCCTGAAGCCTACTACGTTTTGGCGACTAGCTGAGGATATTCCTCGACCCTTAAACTGGAGCTTGATGATAGCATCCATTGCCTTACCGTTGCTGCTGTGGTGGACAGTGACAGCGCTGAAGTTAGTCGATCCTAAGTTCTTGCCGTCACCAAGTGCCGTGCTAGCTGCCTTTCAACAGTTGTTGGGGACAGGAGAACTACAAAAGGATACAGTCGCTAGCCTGTGGCGAGTAGGGGTTGGTTTTCTGCTAGCTGCCCTAGGATCCATTCCGATCGGAGTATTGATGGGAAGCTTTGCCAGCATTCGCGCCTTGCTAGAGCCTGCCTTTGGCCTTATGCGCTATATGCCTGCTCCTGCCTTCATTCCCTTGCTAATCATCTACCTTGGCATCGACGAAGCTCCTAAAATTGCCTTGATTGTCATTGGGGTATTCTTCTTCAACGCCCTCATGACCATGGATACGGTCAAATTTGTACCTAAGGATTTGATTGAGTCTACCTACATGCTGGGAGGAAATCGCTGGCAAACCTTGCTGCAAGTGATTTTTCCCCATGTTCTTCCCGGCATTATTGATGCTTGCCGAATCAATTTGGCAGCGGCTTGGCAGTTGGTGATTGTAGCAGAACTAATTGCTGCCAACGAGGGCTTGGGTCGGCGAATTAGCTATGCTGGTCGGTTCTTTAAAACCGATGAAATCTTTGTTGGTTTGATTGTGATTGGGGTGATCGGCATGAGTTTCGACTTACTGTTTCAATACCTGATCCGCATATCCTTCCGCTGGGCAAGTCAGCGGCGGTAA
- a CDS encoding ABC transporter ATP-binding protein — protein sequence MYIQISNLSKHFDTKHGRLLVLKDINMAIKQGEFVCAVGASGSGKSTLLRQIAGLDGPSSGEVRIDGVRVTGPGPDRGMVFQHYTLYPWMTVQQNAEFGLKLQGVPKSQRREIASYYLNVVGLTPFAKALPRELSGGMKQRVAIARALASEPKVLLMDEPFGALDVHTRESMHEFMLDLWQRTGITVFMITHDVEEAVFLSHRIYALGARPGTVRREIVINLPERTHHVKRHSVFHDYRDELMDLMRQHGQEAIAAIAA from the coding sequence ATGTATATCCAGATTAGTAACTTGAGCAAGCATTTTGATACAAAGCATGGCAGATTGCTGGTTTTGAAAGACATCAACATGGCAATCAAGCAAGGTGAGTTTGTTTGTGCCGTAGGAGCTTCTGGATCAGGAAAATCTACTCTCCTACGTCAGATTGCAGGGTTAGATGGTCCTAGTTCTGGTGAAGTGCGGATTGATGGTGTGCGGGTAACTGGCCCTGGCCCTGATCGAGGCATGGTGTTCCAACACTACACCCTCTATCCCTGGATGACTGTGCAGCAAAATGCCGAATTTGGTCTCAAGTTGCAGGGTGTTCCCAAATCCCAGCGCCGAGAGATAGCTAGCTACTACCTGAATGTGGTGGGCTTGACTCCCTTTGCTAAAGCGTTGCCGAGAGAGTTATCTGGTGGAATGAAACAGCGGGTGGCAATCGCCCGTGCCCTAGCCTCTGAACCCAAGGTGCTACTGATGGATGAACCCTTCGGTGCCCTAGATGTTCACACGAGGGAGTCTATGCACGAATTCATGCTCGACCTGTGGCAACGTACTGGCATTACAGTCTTTATGATCACCCACGATGTAGAGGAGGCAGTATTTCTCTCCCATCGTATCTATGCCCTCGGTGCTCGCCCTGGGACTGTGCGCCGCGAGATAGTGATTAACCTGCCAGAGCGTACTCACCATGTCAAGCGCCACTCTGTGTTCCATGATTATCGGGATGAATTGATGGATTTGATGCGACAACATGGTCAAGAGGCAATAGCCGCGATCGCCGCTTGA